The following coding sequences lie in one Lolium perenne isolate Kyuss_39 chromosome 2, Kyuss_2.0, whole genome shotgun sequence genomic window:
- the LOC127333849 gene encoding uncharacterized protein — protein sequence MWPSILLPAAAVLYPPPASAFVTAMSVVSFASLASAGLSELRGEHMAYSKFWHVMSGQQKPSAGASGALLPGRHGMLVAYMPALVAAAASFAVPGAVEGLRAQILAAALAVHFLKRVLEVLFIHRYSGNMPLNTALTISSSYLLSTITMIYAQHLAVGLPDPSTDLLYPGMILFAIGIAGNFYHHYLLSQLRKGGDDDKGYKIPKGGLFELVTCPHYLFEITGFFGFAMISQTVYALAMASGTAGYLIGRSFATRRWYESKFEEFPAWIKALVPYIL from the exons ATGTGGCCGTCGATCCTGCTGCCCGCGGCAGCGGTGCTGTACCCGCCGCCGGCGTCGGCGTTCGTGACGGCGATGTCGGTGGTCTCGTTCGCGTCGCTGGCGTCCGCTGGCCTCTCGGAGCTCCGCGGCGAGCACATGGCCTACTCAAAGTTCTGGCACGTCATGTCCGGCCAGCAGAAGCCGAGCGCCGGTGCCAGCGGCGCGCTGCTGCCGGGCCGCCACGGGATGCTGGTGGCCTACATGCCGGCGCTCGTCGCTGCGGCGGCGTCCTTCGCCGTGCCGGGCGCCGTCGAAGGGCTGCGCGCGCAGATCCTCGCCGCCGCGCTCGCCGTCCACTTCCTCAAGCGGGTCCTCGAG GTATTGTTCATCCACCGGTATAGTGGAAACATGCCACTCAATACAGCTCTCACAATCTCCTCCAGCTACCTACTCAGCACCATCACCATGATCTACGCACAACACCTGGCCGTCGGCCTCCCCGACCCATCAACCGACCTACTCTACCCCGGCATGATCCTCTTCGCGATAGGCATCGCTGGCAACTTCTACCACCACTACCtcctgtcgcaactcagaaaaggAGGCGACGATGATAAGGGGTACAAGATCCCCAAGGGTGGCCTCTTCGAGCTTGTCACCTGCCCTCACTACCTCTTCGAGATCACTGGCTTCTTCGGATTCGCGATGATCTCACAGACGGTCTACGCGCTCGCCATGGCCTCTGGCACTGCAGGCTACCTCATCGGCCGAAGTTTCGCCACCAGGAGATGGTACGAATCCAAGTTCGAGGAGTTCCCGGCGTGGATCAAGGCTCTGGTGCCCTATATCTTGTAG